One stretch of Priestia megaterium DNA includes these proteins:
- the pxpA gene encoding 5-oxoprolinase subunit PxpA, translated as MSKVDLNCDLGESFGAYRIGNDEAILEHVTSVNVACGFHAGDPSVMRKTVKLAAEKKVQIGAHPGLQDLIGFGRRNMNISPQEAYDIVVYQIGALNGFLQAEGLSMQHVKPHGALYNMAAKNKALSEAIAKAVYNVNPELILFGLSGSELIQAGNRIGLKTANEVFADRTYQLDGSLTARTEPNALIENDDEAVSQVITMVKEGKVKSQQGKDVELQADTICIHGDGAHALEFARHVNRSLQASEVVVKAISK; from the coding sequence TTGAGTAAAGTAGATTTAAACTGTGATTTAGGGGAAAGCTTTGGTGCTTATCGTATTGGCAATGATGAAGCAATTTTAGAGCATGTGACGTCTGTGAACGTAGCCTGTGGATTTCATGCAGGGGATCCGAGCGTCATGAGAAAAACGGTGAAATTGGCTGCTGAAAAAAAGGTGCAAATTGGGGCTCATCCTGGTTTGCAGGACCTTATCGGTTTTGGACGCAGAAACATGAATATTTCACCTCAGGAAGCCTATGATATCGTGGTCTATCAAATTGGGGCATTAAACGGTTTTTTGCAAGCGGAAGGGTTATCGATGCAGCATGTAAAACCTCACGGTGCACTATATAACATGGCGGCCAAAAACAAAGCATTGTCTGAAGCAATAGCAAAAGCTGTTTACAACGTAAATCCTGAGCTGATTTTGTTTGGGTTATCTGGAAGTGAGCTGATTCAAGCAGGTAACAGAATTGGTTTAAAAACAGCTAACGAAGTATTTGCAGACCGTACTTATCAATTAGACGGTTCTCTCACTGCTCGCACAGAACCAAATGCTTTAATTGAAAATGATGACGAAGCTGTATCCCAAGTTATTACAATGGTGAAAGAAGGGAAGGTGAAATCTCAGCAAGGTAAGGATGTAGAATTGCAGGCAGACACGATTTGCATCCATGGAGACGGGGCTCACGCACTTGAATTTGCTCGTCATGTGAACCGTTCTTTACAAGCATCAGAAGTAGTAGTTAAAGCTATTTCAAAATAA